In Planococcus sp. MB-3u-03, the DNA window CTTGACGGGGCGGCTGCGGTATTCTTTCGTGCGCTGTTTCCATACTGCGCGTTCTGCTTGTTGTTTGGCAGCATCACTTTTTCGTTCGATATAGTCGAGCTCACGCAGTAATTTTAAATAGCTTTCATAGCGCTCTTCCGGCAATTCGCCGGAAGTAAGAGCGGATTGGATGCGGCAGCCCGGTTCTTGTTGGTGGCTGCAATCGCGGAAACGGCATTCGGCCGCGAAGCCCGTGATGTCCTGGAAGCTTGCATCAAGCCCGTCGGCGGAATCGGCAAGCTGGAATTCGCGCATGCCCGGCGTATCGATCAATAAACCGCCGCCTGGCAGCAGCACCAGTTCGCGGTGTGTCGTCGTATGGCGGCCTTTGCTGTCGTCTTCCCGGATGTCCTGCACCGCCATTTTATCGCTATGGGTCAGGGCGTTGATGAGCGATGATTTTCCGACGCCCGAAGAACCGAGCAGCGCGCCGGTTTTGCCATCCGTTAAATAGCGATTGAAGGCGTCCATGCCAGCACCAGTCAAAGCTGAAACGGCAAACACATCGACACCAAATGCAGTAGCGGCGACTTCTTTCAAGTAAACTGCCGGGTCTTCGCATTGATCGCTTTTTGTCAGCACGACGACCGGCATGGCGCCTGAATCCCAAGCTGCGACCATATAGCGTTCAAGGCGCCGGACATTAAAATCGTGATTGAGCGACATGACCAGAAAGACGTAGTCGAGATTGACGGCGATGGTCTGCATCTCGGACGTTTCCCCTGCCGCTTTTCGGGCGAAGCGCGAACTTCTTGGCAGCAGCTGGTGGATGATGCCTTTGTCTTCTCCAGGCATTTGTTCCAGTGCCACCCAATCTCCGACGCTCGGGAATTCATCGCGACTGTGGCTATGGCGGTAATTTCCGGATAAAGTGGCCGGCCATTCACCGAAATCGGTCATGACGCGGTAGCCGCTCTTATGTTCGAGAATGACGCGGCCCGGTATTTTCTGTTCAGGCAATGCTTGTTGGAATGATTCATTCCATCCGTATTGTTTGATAATCGACAATGTAACTTCCTCCTATAAAATGCATAATAAAAACCATGGCTGCAATAATGCCTGCCATGGTCTCCGCGCATAGGAAAGAAGCGTATCGTCAGCGATACACAGAGGGAGACATCATAGCAAACATCATTAAGTTGCGGGTTGCACGAACTGAAATTGTCACCATACTGCCTCACCTCTTTCCATAAGTTAAGATAATGATAAGCGCAATTGAAGTGAAGGTCAATAATTTTTTGAGAGTATTTTGACAATATTCCGACGAGTGAAAGCGTTTATTCCATAAGTGTCCGAAAATGCTATAGTAGGTAAGCGACTTTGCTGTCGGTGTGGAGTGCCGTACAACCAGCGTTTGCCCCAAATGGAATAGGGGAACAAGTGACTATTTTTTTAGGGGGGGGGAAGTTATGAAAAAGATTCTTTACAATTGGCGGGAAAAATTATGGGTGACGCCAGCTCTCTACAGCTTCCTTGCCGTGTTATTATCCATTGGATTTTTTTATGTGGATTTATTGGTCATTCGGCAATACCGTGAATTCATTCCGGATATCCTGCTGACCAATGTACAATTGGCCCAAACGATCATGGGCGCGCTCGCCGGTGCGTTGTTGACGATGACGACGTTTACGTTTTCCACGATTCTCGTCGTGCTGACGATGTATTCTTCCCAATTTTCACCGAGGACATTGAAGAATTTTGTCCACGACCGCCTGACATGGCGCGTGCTCGGTGTCTTCTTGGGCGGTTTCATCTATAACACGTTGTCTTTATTGTTCATGCGCGACGCCCTTTATACGCATGACGTCATTTCCACTTTTGTTGGGATCGTCATTGCGTTTATCTGTTTGGCGACGTTTGCATATTTTATCCATCACATAGCAACGAACGTGCAGGTGGAGAAGTTGATCGAGGAACTTGAAGAAGATACGGAGCGCATCATCGATACGTATAGTGAAAAACAACAGCAGGAAATGGAGATTGAAACAGAGTGGAATCCCGACGGCTTCGCGGAAACCATCCTGGCAGAAAATGATGGGTATATCCAATTCCTGTATTTCGATAAATTGACGGAGTATGCGGTGGAGCACGACCTGGAAGTTGAAATTTTCCACGGCATCGGTTCGTATGTCCATGAGAATACGCCGTTATTCCGCGTGTACCAACGACAGCAAGAAGACATCGATCTTCGCCGCTTTATCACGATCGGCACGGAGCGGACGACGGACCAGGATCTCGATTTTGCTATTCAGAAAATGGTCGAAGTGGCGCTGCGGGCGATTTCCCCAGGCATCAACGACCCGAATACAGCGAATGGCATCATCATCCGGATCGGGCGGCTGCTCGGAAAGATAAGCCATCTCGAGACCGGAGCCATCACCATCCGGGACGAAGAGCAAAGAGGCCGCGTGCGCTATCCGTTCTTCACATTCCCGCATTTTCTTTACCTGACGTTCCATCAACTGATCCATTACGGAAAAGAAGATGTATCAGTTGTGGCCGCTATCCTTGAATCTTTGACAAACGCTGCGCAATTATCGGATGCGGCGAATCACGAGGCCATTTGGGAAACACAGCTGCACGTGCTTGAACATTTGAAGGGTTCGCCCTTTAAACGTCTGGACCGCAGATACATCCAAGGGAAATTGGATGCGCTGGCAAAAGCGGTGGATCGTCGTCCGGCTTTGCTCAGCGATTACCTGCTGGAGCAGGAAGCATGATGAGCACCAGCATCTGATGGTTCATGGTGCTGCCTGTAAAGGAGGGACTTATGCAAAACCTGCAATTATTTGAAGGCATCGGTGTTCTGAGAAATTTATCGGTCATTGAGTTTTTCTTGTTCTTTGTTTATTTATTGTTGATACTCATCGGAAAATGGATTGCCCAAGCCGTGCTGAAACGGATCGTGACGCATGACGGTTATCAGGAGCGGATTTATCCGATTCTCGAAGATATTCTGAATTGGGTCGCCTTATACGGCAGCATTATGCTATTCCTGTTTTATTTCGGGCAGGAAGAATGGCTGACGACGCCTTTTTATGAAACGGAAGGGGTCGGCGTCTCCATTTTGCTGATCGTCGTCGCCATCATGATCGTCACGTTTTCGAGCCGCGTCGTCAAGGCGTTTAATAGTTTTGTCATGCCTTATGTCTATGGCCAGTTCGATGTGGAGCTGGGCATGAGCTATACGATCAACCGGCTCATTTACTACGCCGTGATGTTTCTGGCGATTGCGGTCAGTTTTACAATCGTCGGGCTGGACCTGCGGGCAGTAGGCATTGTCTTCAGTGTGCTCGGGATCGGCATCGGTTTCGGTGTCCGCAACATCGCCGCAAACTTTGTCTCGGGCATAATCATTTTATTTGAACGGCCGATGGAAGTCGGTGAAATGGTCGAAATCGACAAGAAAATCGGGCGCATCACGAAAATCAAATTGCGCTCGACGATCGTCGAAACCTCCAAAGACGGGACGCTTGTTGTGCCGAACCAGTATTTTATCGAGCAAATCGTCAAGAACCGCTCGGGGGCAAGGCTGTTCGCTCGTGTGGTCGTCAGTGTCGAGTACGGCTGTGATACGGAATTGGTCTCAG includes these proteins:
- the rsgA gene encoding ribosome small subunit-dependent GTPase A, translated to MSIIKQYGWNESFQQALPEQKIPGRVILEHKSGYRVMTDFGEWPATLSGNYRHSHSRDEFPSVGDWVALEQMPGEDKGIIHQLLPRSSRFARKAAGETSEMQTIAVNLDYVFLVMSLNHDFNVRRLERYMVAAWDSGAMPVVVLTKSDQCEDPAVYLKEVAATAFGVDVFAVSALTGAGMDAFNRYLTDGKTGALLGSSGVGKSSLINALTHSDKMAVQDIREDDSKGRHTTTHRELVLLPGGGLLIDTPGMREFQLADSADGLDASFQDITGFAAECRFRDCSHQQEPGCRIQSALTSGELPEERYESYLKLLRELDYIERKSDAAKQQAERAVWKQRTKEYRSRPVKKR
- a CDS encoding DUF2254 domain-containing protein; protein product: MKKILYNWREKLWVTPALYSFLAVLLSIGFFYVDLLVIRQYREFIPDILLTNVQLAQTIMGALAGALLTMTTFTFSTILVVLTMYSSQFSPRTLKNFVHDRLTWRVLGVFLGGFIYNTLSLLFMRDALYTHDVISTFVGIVIAFICLATFAYFIHHIATNVQVEKLIEELEEDTERIIDTYSEKQQQEMEIETEWNPDGFAETILAENDGYIQFLYFDKLTEYAVEHDLEVEIFHGIGSYVHENTPLFRVYQRQQEDIDLRRFITIGTERTTDQDLDFAIQKMVEVALRAISPGINDPNTANGIIIRIGRLLGKISHLETGAITIRDEEQRGRVRYPFFTFPHFLYLTFHQLIHYGKEDVSVVAAILESLTNAAQLSDAANHEAIWETQLHVLEHLKGSPFKRLDRRYIQGKLDALAKAVDRRPALLSDYLLEQEA
- a CDS encoding mechanosensitive ion channel family protein, which translates into the protein MQNLQLFEGIGVLRNLSVIEFFLFFVYLLLILIGKWIAQAVLKRIVTHDGYQERIYPILEDILNWVALYGSIMLFLFYFGQEEWLTTPFYETEGVGVSILLIVVAIMIVTFSSRVVKAFNSFVMPYVYGQFDVELGMSYTINRLIYYAVMFLAIAVSFTIVGLDLRAVGIVFSVLGIGIGFGVRNIAANFVSGIIILFERPMEVGEMVEIDKKIGRITKIKLRSTIVETSKDGTLVVPNQYFIEQIVKNRSGARLFARVVVSVEYGCDTELVSELLVQAAEREITKVDGVPDEKPDAQFIDFRNSSMDFQVEARVLNVEMKDRLESRIRHGIAALFVEHGIRLASLPGERTE